A DNA window from Sphingopyxis macrogoltabida contains the following coding sequences:
- the trbF gene encoding conjugal transfer protein TrbF — protein sequence MFRRPTIRYGQTPEPTTPYQRAAQAWDDRIGSARVQAKNWRLAFFGTLALSGGLAGGLVWQSARGHIVPWVVQVDRLGEAQAVAPAEAGYRPTDPQIAFHLARFIEQVRSVPADPVIVRQNWLRAYDFTTDRGAVALNDYARANDPFANVGRVQVAVDVSSVIRASPDSFRVAWTERRYQDGSLAATERWSAILTIVVQPPRTPDALRKNPLGVFVNALNWSKELSQ from the coding sequence ATGTTCCGACGACCGACCATCCGCTACGGCCAGACCCCCGAACCGACCACGCCCTATCAGCGCGCCGCCCAAGCCTGGGACGACAGGATCGGTTCGGCGCGCGTGCAGGCGAAGAACTGGCGTCTCGCATTTTTCGGCACGCTCGCCCTTTCGGGCGGCCTGGCTGGCGGCCTCGTCTGGCAATCGGCCCGTGGCCATATCGTCCCTTGGGTGGTGCAGGTCGATCGGCTCGGCGAGGCGCAGGCGGTCGCGCCGGCCGAGGCCGGCTATCGCCCGACCGATCCGCAGATCGCGTTCCATCTCGCCCGCTTCATCGAGCAAGTCAGGAGCGTGCCGGCCGATCCGGTCATCGTTCGTCAGAACTGGCTTCGCGCCTATGACTTCACCACCGATCGGGGCGCGGTCGCGCTCAACGATTACGCTCGCGCCAACGACCCGTTCGCCAACGTCGGGCGGGTGCAGGTGGCGGTGGACGTATCAAGCGTCATCCGCGCGTCACCGGACAGCTTCCGCGTCGCCTGGACGGAGCGACGCTATCAGGACGGCAGCCTCGCCGCCACCGAACGCTGGTCGGCGATCCTCACCATCGTCGTGCAGCCGCCTCGCACGCCGGACGCACTCCGCAAGAATCCGCTCGGTGTGTTCGTCAATGCCCTCAACTGGTCAAAGGAGCTGTCGCAATGA
- a CDS encoding DUF2274 domain-containing protein, with translation MTKLKLGPLVDDRPVKLTVELPAGVHRDLVAYAAALAAETGQQPMPPEKLVAPMLARFMDTDRGFRRHRAQGS, from the coding sequence ATGACGAAATTGAAGCTGGGGCCATTGGTGGACGATCGGCCTGTCAAACTGACGGTGGAGCTACCCGCCGGGGTCCACCGCGATCTTGTAGCCTACGCCGCCGCGCTCGCGGCGGAGACCGGCCAGCAACCTATGCCGCCTGAAAAGCTGGTGGCGCCTATGCTTGCGCGCTTCATGGACACCGACCGCGGCTTTCGTCGCCACCGCGCGCAAGGCAGTTAA
- the trbL gene encoding P-type conjugative transfer protein TrbL, whose translation MNDTGIIDNFLQVFTTYIDSGFGLLGGEIAFLSTTLIAIDLTIAGLFWAWGADEDVLQRLIKKTLYIGVFAFIIGNFSTLATIVFQSFAGLGLKATGDAMSIADFMRPGFIAATGLDAGEPLVVAAGELVGPISFFTNFVQIVVLLLAWALVVIAFFILAIQIFVTLIEFKLVTLAGFVMLPFAFFSKTAFMAEKVLGHVVSTGIKVLVLAVITGIGTTLFSQFTAAAGPEPTLEQAMSIALGALSLLGLAIFGPGVANGIVSGGPALGAGAAAGTALAASGALVGGAAAARLGAGAAASAIGGAARGSAFASGAASSAYALGSAGKTGAAAVAGGAAGVGQAAAGAAISPLRKAAASLKDSYRAGGRAAVTATRGTISGGASPSAPASDDRPAWASAMKRRQTMTHGATIAAHTLRSGDGGGSGSSVDLHQKD comes from the coding sequence GTGAACGACACCGGCATCATCGACAACTTCCTACAGGTTTTCACGACCTACATCGACAGCGGGTTCGGACTGCTCGGCGGCGAGATCGCGTTCCTTTCGACCACGCTGATCGCCATCGACCTGACGATTGCCGGTCTGTTCTGGGCATGGGGCGCCGACGAGGACGTGCTTCAGCGCCTCATCAAAAAGACGCTCTACATCGGCGTCTTTGCCTTCATCATCGGCAATTTCTCGACACTGGCGACGATCGTGTTCCAGTCTTTCGCCGGGCTGGGCTTGAAGGCGACGGGCGATGCCATGAGCATCGCCGACTTCATGCGCCCCGGCTTCATCGCCGCGACCGGCTTGGATGCGGGTGAGCCGCTGGTCGTTGCTGCGGGCGAGCTGGTCGGTCCAATCTCATTCTTCACCAACTTCGTTCAGATCGTCGTGTTGCTGCTCGCTTGGGCGCTTGTCGTCATCGCCTTCTTCATCCTGGCGATCCAGATTTTCGTGACGCTGATCGAGTTCAAGCTGGTGACGCTCGCCGGCTTCGTGATGTTGCCGTTCGCCTTCTTCAGCAAGACCGCCTTCATGGCCGAGAAGGTGTTGGGCCATGTCGTCTCCACCGGCATCAAAGTTCTCGTGCTCGCCGTCATCACCGGCATCGGCACGACGTTGTTCAGTCAATTCACCGCCGCCGCTGGCCCAGAGCCCACGCTGGAGCAAGCGATGTCGATCGCGCTCGGCGCGCTGTCGCTGCTTGGCTTGGCGATCTTCGGCCCCGGCGTAGCGAACGGCATCGTCTCAGGCGGGCCGGCCCTCGGCGCGGGCGCAGCCGCCGGGACCGCGCTGGCCGCAAGCGGCGCGCTGGTTGGCGGTGCAGCCGCCGCACGCCTCGGCGCCGGCGCGGCTGCAAGCGCGATCGGCGGCGCGGCACGAGGGAGCGCCTTTGCTTCCGGCGCCGCCAGCAGCGCCTATGCGCTCGGCTCGGCAGGCAAGACCGGCGCAGCCGCCGTCGCGGGTGGCGCGGCCGGTGTCGGCCAAGCGGCGGCGGGTGCGGCGATTTCCCCGCTACGGAAAGCCGCCGCGTCCCTGAAAGACAGCTATCGCGCCGGCGGTCGCGCAGCAGTCACCGCGACGCGAGGCACGATTTCAGGAGGTGCTTCGCCATCGGCACCAGCCTCCGACGACAGGCCCGCTTGGGCATCGGCCATGAAGCGCCGCCAGACCATGACCCACGGCGCGACGATCGCCGCCCACACCCTACGTTCCGGCGACGGCGGGGGAAGCGGCTCGTCCGTCGATCTCCATCAGAAGGACTAG
- the trbK-alt gene encoding putative entry exclusion protein TrbK-alt, which produces MSAAVKIAGVATLAGLMMTVAVIAAVTEPRVPEAANAVAARAERDPLAAELARCRALTMPDSGCEAAWAAHQRRFFGREGNQR; this is translated from the coding sequence ATGTCGGCAGCCGTCAAGATCGCCGGCGTCGCCACGCTGGCAGGGCTCATGATGACGGTGGCGGTGATCGCCGCCGTCACCGAGCCGCGCGTGCCGGAGGCGGCCAACGCCGTGGCGGCACGCGCCGAGCGCGATCCCTTAGCGGCGGAACTCGCGCGTTGCCGCGCGCTCACCATGCCGGATTCCGGCTGCGAGGCGGCATGGGCGGCGCATCAACGCCGGTTCTTCGGCAGGGAAGGCAATCAGCGGTGA
- the trbE gene encoding conjugal transfer protein TrbE yields the protein MMSLREYRSKAAYLADFLPWAALVGEGVVLNKDGSFQRTARFRGPDLDSATPAELVATTARLNSSLRRLGSGWAIFVEAQRSPALDYPESEFPDPVSALVDMERREQFREEGAHFESAYFLTLLWMPPAEDAARAEGWLYEGRSTTGVDPWELLKGFTDRSDRVLNLVEGFVPEVRWLDDGETLTYLHSTISTRRQRVRVPETPMHLDALLADEPLTGGLEPCLGDHHLRILTITGFPSSTFPGLLDELNRLAFGYRWSTRAIMLDKTDATKLLTRIRRQWFAKRKSVAAILKEVMTNEASTLLDSDASNKAADADTALQELGADYAGMAYVTATVTVWDRDPAIAAEKLRLVEKVIQGRDFTVIPEGMNAIEAWLGSLPGHTYANVRQPPISTINLAHLIPLSAVWAGPERDEHFGAAPLLYARTEGSTPFRFSLHVGDVGHTLIVGPTGAGKSVLLALMAMQFRRYENSQVFAFDFGGSIRAASIGMGGDWQDLGGMLADETGDGVQLQPLARIDDPAERAWAAEWLAAILASEGVAVDPQAKEHIWSALNSLASAPVSERTLTGLAVLLQNQQLKQALASYCIGGPWGRLLDAEDERLGEAAVQAFETEGLVGAGSAAAVLSYLFHRIGGRLDGSPTLIIIDEGWLVLDSPDFAAQLREWLKTLRKKNASVVFATQSLADIETSSIAPAIIESCPTRIFLPNERAAEPQIAAIYERFGLNARQIEILSRAIPKRDYYCQSRRGNRLFELGLGEVALAFAAASAKADQLRIADIIETHGQTAFAAEWLRHRGCAWAIELLPPRQQELPL from the coding sequence ATGATGAGCTTGCGCGAATATCGCAGCAAGGCCGCGTACCTTGCGGACTTCCTGCCTTGGGCCGCGTTGGTCGGCGAAGGTGTCGTGCTCAACAAGGACGGTTCGTTCCAGCGCACCGCACGCTTCCGCGGCCCTGATCTCGACAGTGCGACGCCGGCCGAGCTGGTCGCCACCACGGCACGCTTGAACAGTTCACTCCGGCGCCTGGGCTCCGGTTGGGCGATCTTCGTGGAGGCGCAGCGCAGTCCCGCGCTCGATTACCCCGAGTCCGAGTTTCCCGATCCCGTTTCTGCGCTGGTCGATATGGAGCGCCGCGAACAGTTCCGTGAGGAAGGCGCGCATTTCGAGAGCGCCTATTTCCTGACGTTGCTGTGGATGCCGCCGGCCGAGGACGCCGCGCGGGCCGAAGGCTGGCTTTACGAGGGCCGGTCCACCACCGGCGTCGATCCGTGGGAGCTGCTCAAAGGCTTCACCGATCGTAGCGACCGCGTGCTCAATTTGGTCGAGGGTTTCGTGCCCGAGGTCCGCTGGCTCGATGACGGCGAGACGCTGACCTACCTCCACTCGACGATCTCGACGCGGCGACAGCGTGTGCGCGTGCCGGAAACCCCGATGCACCTCGACGCGCTGCTCGCCGATGAGCCGTTGACCGGCGGGCTGGAACCTTGCCTGGGCGACCATCATCTCCGCATCCTCACCATTACCGGCTTTCCCAGCTCGACGTTTCCGGGGCTGCTCGACGAGCTGAACCGACTGGCGTTCGGCTATCGCTGGTCCACCCGCGCGATCATGCTCGACAAGACCGACGCGACGAAGCTGCTTACCCGCATCCGTCGCCAGTGGTTCGCCAAGCGCAAATCCGTCGCCGCCATCTTGAAGGAGGTGATGACCAACGAGGCGAGCACGCTGCTCGACAGCGACGCCTCGAACAAGGCCGCCGACGCCGACACCGCCTTGCAGGAGCTGGGCGCCGACTATGCCGGCATGGCCTATGTCACCGCCACGGTGACGGTGTGGGACCGCGATCCCGCCATCGCGGCCGAGAAGCTGAGGCTCGTCGAGAAGGTTATTCAGGGCCGCGATTTCACCGTCATTCCCGAGGGCATGAACGCGATCGAGGCGTGGCTGGGCAGCCTTCCCGGCCACACCTACGCCAATGTTCGCCAGCCCCCGATTTCCACCATCAATCTCGCCCACCTGATCCCCCTGTCAGCAGTATGGGCGGGGCCGGAACGGGACGAGCATTTCGGTGCAGCCCCCTTGCTCTACGCAAGAACCGAAGGCTCGACCCCGTTCCGGTTTTCCCTTCACGTCGGCGATGTCGGCCACACGCTGATTGTCGGCCCGACCGGCGCCGGCAAATCGGTCCTGCTCGCGCTGATGGCGATGCAGTTCCGCCGTTACGAGAACAGCCAGGTCTTTGCCTTCGACTTCGGCGGCAGCATCCGCGCCGCCTCGATCGGCATGGGCGGCGACTGGCAGGATCTCGGCGGAATGCTTGCCGACGAAACCGGCGACGGGGTGCAGCTCCAACCGCTCGCCCGCATCGACGATCCGGCCGAGCGAGCGTGGGCGGCGGAATGGCTGGCGGCGATCCTCGCGTCCGAAGGCGTCGCGGTCGATCCGCAGGCTAAGGAGCATATCTGGTCGGCGCTCAACTCCCTGGCGTCGGCGCCGGTTAGCGAACGCACGCTGACCGGCCTTGCCGTGCTGTTGCAGAACCAGCAGCTCAAACAGGCGCTCGCCTCGTATTGCATCGGCGGGCCGTGGGGCCGGCTTCTCGACGCCGAGGACGAGCGCTTGGGCGAAGCCGCCGTGCAGGCGTTCGAGACCGAAGGACTGGTCGGCGCCGGCTCCGCCGCCGCCGTTTTGTCCTACCTGTTCCACCGGATCGGCGGGCGGCTGGACGGCTCGCCCACACTCATCATCATCGACGAGGGCTGGCTGGTTCTCGACAGCCCGGACTTCGCAGCGCAGCTCCGCGAGTGGCTGAAGACCCTTCGCAAGAAGAACGCCAGCGTCGTCTTTGCCACGCAGAGCCTTGCGGACATCGAAACGTCGAGCATCGCCCCGGCCATCATCGAAAGCTGCCCGACGCGCATCTTCCTGCCGAACGAGCGCGCCGCCGAGCCGCAGATCGCCGCCATCTACGAGCGGTTCGGGCTTAACGCCCGCCAGATCGAAATCCTCAGCCGGGCGATACCCAAGCGCGACTATTATTGCCAGTCGCGGCGCGGCAACCGGCTGTTCGAGCTGGGGCTGGGCGAGGTCGCGCTGGCCTTCGCCGCCGCGTCGGCCAAGGCCGATCAGCTCCGCATCGCCGACATCATCGAGACTCACGGCCAAACCGCATTCGCGGCCGAATGGCTGCGCCATCGCGGCTGCGCCTGGGCGATCGAGCTTCTTCCCCCCCGCCAGCAGGAGTTACCGCTATGA
- the trbG gene encoding P-type conjugative transfer protein TrbG: MIGIPFRRAVTAALLVSASALAGCATTSARPPAIAYDDPPREVAATPAAEPPRPVEIVTIPEPLPLPGQLKPLPDAPRVSEPADPRRRVGDANAAARVQPARDGFLNAIQQYPWTDGALYQIYTAPGQVTDIALQEGEQLVGPGPVAAGDTVRWIIGDTISGGGPAARVHILVKPTRPDLATNLVINTDRRTYHLELRATPATYMASVSWTYPQDQLIALRGGNIAAATVAPAATGVDVTSLNFRYRIEGDRAPWRPIRAFDDSRQVFIEFPAGISQGEMPPLFVTGAAGDAELVNYRVQGRYMVVDRLFAAAELRLGDRRNEQRVRIVRDDGRERRP, from the coding sequence ATGATCGGCATTCCCTTCCGGCGCGCCGTCACCGCCGCGCTGCTCGTTTCCGCCTCCGCGCTCGCCGGCTGTGCCACTACTTCCGCTCGGCCGCCCGCTATCGCATATGACGATCCACCGCGCGAAGTCGCCGCGACGCCGGCCGCCGAGCCGCCGCGCCCGGTGGAGATCGTTACGATTCCTGAACCGTTGCCGCTTCCCGGTCAGCTCAAGCCATTGCCGGATGCCCCTCGCGTGTCAGAGCCTGCCGATCCCCGTAGGCGCGTCGGCGATGCAAACGCCGCCGCGCGGGTGCAGCCGGCCCGTGACGGCTTCCTCAACGCCATCCAGCAATATCCCTGGACGGACGGCGCGCTCTATCAGATCTATACCGCGCCCGGCCAAGTGACGGACATCGCCTTACAGGAGGGCGAGCAGCTCGTTGGGCCGGGGCCGGTAGCAGCCGGCGACACCGTGCGCTGGATCATCGGCGATACTATCAGCGGCGGCGGGCCGGCAGCGCGAGTGCATATCCTCGTCAAACCGACGAGGCCGGACCTCGCCACCAACCTCGTCATCAACACCGATCGGCGCACCTATCATCTGGAGCTGCGCGCGACACCTGCGACCTACATGGCCTCAGTGTCGTGGACCTACCCGCAAGATCAGCTCATCGCGCTACGCGGCGGCAACATCGCCGCTGCGACGGTCGCGCCGGCCGCGACCGGCGTGGATGTGACTTCGCTCAATTTCCGTTATCGCATCGAGGGCGACCGCGCCCCGTGGCGTCCCATTCGTGCGTTCGACGACTCCCGGCAGGTGTTCATCGAGTTTCCGGCGGGGATCTCGCAGGGCGAGATGCCGCCGCTGTTCGTTACCGGCGCGGCCGGGGACGCCGAGCTAGTCAATTATCGCGTGCAGGGCCGCTACATGGTGGTGGACCGGCTGTTCGCCGCCGCCGAACTGCGCCTGGGCGATCGGCGCAATGAACAGCGCGTCCGCATCGTGCGCGACGACGGACGGGAGCGGCGGCCGTGA
- a CDS encoding LysR family transcriptional regulator: MPFEIRQLCYAIAAADHGSFYRAARALDIEQSTLSRSISKLERSIGMSIFERSRAGVKTTLAGAAFIRGARPMVATADKLVTMMLAAGQGRAGGLLLGYNSSVSAGNLRATLISWREAHPDVELECVEADRSVLLAGLDTGEIDVAILMGTPSHNGFRCEPLWSERMLAALPASHPLARRDIIHWTDLRGEHFLLPAADPGPEIRDMLLGRLPISGGKPDIRMSRASRETVLSILGVNSGVTIVCEGSTGATYPSVVYRPIHGEQGPALTGYSGCWRDDNRNPALRRFLGFIKARYALSFDFSPRFQ, encoded by the coding sequence TTGCCATTTGAAATCCGCCAGCTTTGTTATGCTATCGCCGCGGCGGACCATGGTAGTTTTTACAGAGCCGCCCGGGCACTTGATATTGAACAATCGACCCTCAGTCGCTCCATCTCGAAGTTGGAGCGCTCGATCGGAATGTCTATCTTCGAGCGGTCGCGGGCTGGGGTCAAAACGACGCTGGCCGGAGCCGCGTTCATTCGTGGCGCGCGACCAATGGTGGCAACGGCAGATAAGCTAGTCACCATGATGCTCGCAGCCGGCCAGGGCCGCGCTGGCGGTCTATTGCTCGGGTACAATAGCTCGGTCTCCGCCGGCAATCTCCGGGCGACCCTCATTAGCTGGCGCGAGGCGCATCCTGACGTCGAACTGGAATGCGTCGAGGCTGATCGCAGCGTTCTGCTCGCTGGGCTCGACACGGGCGAAATCGACGTAGCGATCCTGATGGGGACGCCCAGCCACAACGGATTTCGCTGCGAGCCGCTATGGAGCGAGCGGATGCTAGCCGCGTTGCCCGCCTCGCATCCGTTGGCTAGACGGGACATAATTCACTGGACGGATCTTCGGGGCGAGCACTTCCTTCTGCCCGCGGCCGATCCCGGCCCTGAAATCCGCGACATGTTGCTTGGCAGACTTCCAATCTCGGGCGGTAAGCCTGACATCCGAATGTCGCGGGCGAGCCGTGAGACCGTGCTGAGCATCCTCGGCGTCAACTCGGGTGTTACCATTGTCTGCGAGGGATCGACCGGAGCGACCTATCCTAGTGTCGTCTATCGGCCGATTCATGGCGAACAAGGACCGGCACTGACCGGATACTCGGGTTGCTGGCGAGACGACAATCGCAATCCAGCGTTGCGGCGCTTTCTTGGATTTATCAAGGCCCGCTATGCGCTCTCTTTTGATTTCTCGCCAAGATTCCAGTAA
- a CDS encoding Rap1a/Tai family immunity protein, with translation MFRTVGYCIGACVSSVVLAASSYAQEQPIHTNGSELVASCRANNPACGAYLQGVLDMMIVARGSECGAPRYDRNRLRSAYLRWAEDNSYFMDVHMVAGAEQALAEAWPCAPRR, from the coding sequence ATGTTTAGGACTGTCGGTTATTGCATCGGAGCGTGTGTATCATCCGTCGTGCTCGCTGCTTCGAGTTATGCGCAAGAACAACCGATTCACACAAACGGCTCTGAACTCGTTGCAAGCTGTCGCGCCAACAACCCAGCGTGCGGCGCATACCTTCAAGGCGTGCTGGACATGATGATAGTGGCGCGGGGTAGCGAGTGTGGGGCGCCGCGTTACGATCGGAATAGATTGCGTTCAGCCTATCTGCGCTGGGCAGAAGACAACAGCTACTTCATGGACGTTCACATGGTTGCTGGCGCCGAACAAGCATTGGCTGAAGCTTGGCCTTGCGCGCCGCGACGATAG
- a CDS encoding TrbI/VirB10 family protein: MNDRTDIPSAEPAAPQPLPADPKPFQLRRDPPRVMRLSRKALTVIGVAAGLGIGGSLIYALKPAGERQAEELYNTESRATAETITSGPRDYAQAPRLGPPLPGDLGGPIVSAQQRGENVPVPPIGTQPAQPNPRAQAEEAARQRAQQERDAARMSGVFLGGNAGNAGTAPAPSLILPDQAAQLTQQASAAQGDQAGRRAFMAQASNQRTVSAARLIAPPSPNIVQAGSIIPAALITGIRSDLPGQITAQVTQNVYDSPTGRILLIPQGARLIGEYDSEITAGQTRVLLAWDRLIMPDGRSIVLERQPGADGAGFAGLQDRVNQHWGNLLRAAAVSTLLGVGAELGADSEDDLTRALRRGSQDTINQTGQQIVRRQLNVQPTLTIRPGHPLRVVITRDLVLEPLGASR; this comes from the coding sequence GTGAACGATCGCACCGACATTCCCTCCGCCGAGCCGGCCGCGCCGCAGCCCCTTCCCGCCGATCCAAAGCCATTCCAGCTTCGACGCGATCCGCCCCGCGTCATGCGTCTGTCCCGCAAGGCGCTGACAGTCATAGGCGTGGCCGCCGGCCTCGGTATCGGCGGCTCGCTGATCTACGCGCTCAAACCGGCTGGTGAACGGCAGGCGGAAGAACTCTACAACACCGAGAGCCGCGCCACGGCCGAGACCATCACCTCGGGACCGAGGGACTATGCTCAAGCGCCGCGCCTTGGGCCACCACTTCCCGGCGACCTCGGCGGCCCGATCGTGTCCGCCCAGCAGCGCGGCGAGAACGTGCCCGTGCCGCCGATCGGCACGCAGCCGGCCCAACCCAATCCGCGCGCGCAGGCCGAGGAGGCTGCGCGCCAGCGCGCCCAGCAGGAACGTGACGCTGCCCGAATGAGTGGCGTATTCCTCGGCGGCAACGCGGGCAACGCCGGAACGGCGCCGGCCCCGTCGCTGATCTTGCCCGACCAAGCCGCGCAGCTAACGCAGCAGGCGAGCGCAGCGCAGGGCGATCAAGCTGGCCGGCGCGCTTTCATGGCGCAAGCCTCGAACCAGCGAACGGTGAGCGCGGCGCGGCTGATCGCACCCCCGTCGCCCAACATCGTGCAGGCCGGAAGCATCATCCCGGCCGCGCTCATCACCGGGATCAGGTCCGATCTTCCCGGCCAGATAACGGCGCAGGTTACGCAGAACGTCTATGACAGCCCGACAGGCCGCATCTTGCTCATCCCGCAAGGTGCCCGGCTGATCGGCGAATACGACAGCGAGATCACCGCCGGGCAGACCCGTGTTCTCCTCGCCTGGGACCGGCTCATCATGCCGGACGGGCGCTCGATCGTTCTCGAGCGCCAGCCAGGCGCGGACGGCGCTGGGTTCGCCGGCCTACAGGATCGCGTGAATCAGCATTGGGGCAATCTGCTCAGGGCGGCGGCCGTCTCGACTCTGCTCGGCGTCGGCGCCGAGTTGGGCGCGGACAGCGAGGATGACTTGACCCGCGCGTTACGGCGCGGCTCGCAGGACACGATCAATCAGACCGGCCAGCAGATCGTTCGGCGGCAGCTCAACGTGCAGCCGACCCTTACCATCCGGCCGGGCCATCCGCTGCGCGTGGTCATCACCCGCGACCTAGTGCTCGAACCTTTGGGAGCGTCACGATGA
- a CDS encoding DUF1259 domain-containing protein, which translates to MRTVLLSGLATLLLAAPAWAAPDWAKVDAALGRPGVEQPDGVRRYGFPRSDLRVVLDGVSIEPSLALGSWAAFQPMGDEVMVMGDLVLTHEEVNPVMTRLLQGGYTITALHNHLLRSAPGTMYMHIAAHGDPVRLAAALRQAISASRTPISPPSLGAGAPSRLNLNSDALDELMGAEGRVNGGVLQYSIPRAERLMDGGMVTPQSMGTATAINFQPTGGGKAAITGDFVLIASEVDRVLRALRANDIEVTALHNHMLNDEPRLFFLHFWANDDAAKLARGLRSALDTMNNRKN; encoded by the coding sequence ATGCGGACGGTGCTGTTATCGGGGTTGGCCACGCTGCTACTAGCCGCACCTGCTTGGGCGGCACCGGACTGGGCGAAGGTTGACGCCGCGCTGGGACGCCCCGGCGTCGAGCAGCCGGACGGAGTTCGTCGCTACGGATTTCCTCGCTCCGACCTGCGCGTTGTTCTGGATGGCGTATCGATAGAGCCTTCGCTGGCGCTCGGCTCCTGGGCCGCGTTTCAGCCTATGGGGGACGAAGTGATGGTAATGGGCGATCTTGTGCTCACGCACGAGGAAGTGAACCCTGTGATGACGCGCCTTTTGCAAGGTGGATACACCATCACCGCGCTCCACAATCACCTGCTGCGGTCCGCGCCCGGCACCATGTACATGCACATAGCTGCGCATGGCGATCCGGTAAGGCTGGCGGCGGCGCTGCGCCAAGCCATTTCCGCAAGCCGCACACCGATCTCTCCACCGTCTCTTGGAGCGGGAGCACCGTCTCGCCTCAATCTAAACTCCGATGCTCTGGACGAGCTGATGGGAGCCGAAGGCAGGGTCAATGGTGGCGTTCTGCAATACAGTATTCCCCGTGCGGAGCGGCTCATGGATGGCGGCATGGTGACGCCTCAATCAATGGGAACTGCGACCGCAATCAATTTTCAGCCCACCGGCGGCGGCAAGGCGGCGATCACGGGCGATTTCGTCCTCATCGCGAGCGAAGTAGACCGCGTCCTTCGAGCGCTTCGAGCGAACGACATCGAAGTCACAGCGCTTCACAACCATATGTTGAACGACGAGCCGCGCCTGTTCTTCCTGCACTTCTGGGCCAATGACGACGCGGCAAAGCTGGCGCGCGGTCTCCGCTCGGCACTCGACACAATGAACAATCGAAAAAACTAA
- the trbJ gene encoding P-type conjugative transfer protein TrbJ has protein sequence MTRLPLRRAILAGVLATATIAPIAAPVPAYAQFGGIVYDPTNYAQNVLTAARTLEQINNQIRQIQNQATSLLNEARNLASLPQSSLAELQGQVRQTQQLLGQAQRIAYDLGQIDQAFTSRYTAGAMSVPQRQLVANARERWETSVGAFQDALRVQAGVVGNIDGSRATMNRLVSASQSSQGALQAAQAGNQLLALQSQQLADIAALLAAQGRAQSLEAARNAAAEAEGRERLRRFLGN, from the coding sequence ATGACCCGACTTCCCCTGCGCCGCGCCATTCTGGCCGGCGTCCTCGCCACCGCGACCATCGCGCCGATCGCGGCGCCCGTGCCGGCCTACGCGCAGTTCGGCGGGATCGTCTATGACCCGACCAACTATGCGCAGAACGTGCTGACCGCCGCGCGCACGCTGGAGCAGATCAACAATCAGATTCGCCAGATACAGAATCAGGCGACTTCGTTGCTCAACGAGGCCCGCAATCTGGCGAGCCTCCCGCAATCCTCGCTCGCCGAGTTGCAGGGCCAGGTGCGCCAGACCCAGCAGTTGCTCGGCCAGGCGCAGCGCATCGCCTATGACTTGGGCCAGATCGACCAGGCTTTCACCAGCCGATACACAGCCGGCGCCATGTCGGTCCCGCAACGGCAGCTCGTCGCAAATGCGCGCGAGCGGTGGGAGACCAGCGTAGGCGCGTTTCAGGACGCGCTCCGCGTTCAGGCCGGCGTCGTTGGAAATATCGACGGCTCGCGCGCGACGATGAACCGCCTCGTGTCGGCGAGCCAATCATCTCAAGGCGCGCTCCAAGCGGCTCAGGCCGGCAACCAGCTTCTCGCGCTGCAATCGCAGCAGCTCGCCGACATCGCGGCGTTGCTGGCCGCTCAAGGCCGAGCGCAATCGCTGGAGGCGGCGCGAAATGCAGCCGCCGAAGCCGAGGGGCGCGAGCGCCTCCGCCGCTTCCTCGGCAACTGA